In Nitrospira sp. SG-bin1, the genomic stretch CCTCTCCAATCCACCGGCCATCGAGCTCGCGCGTGAATTGATCCGGATCGCGCCGAAGGGGCTTACCCGTGTCTTCTATTCGGACAACGGCTCCACGGCGGTGGAGATCGCATTGAAAATGGCCGTCCAATACTGGCAACAGCGGCGTCCTGAGGCCGGCCCCAAAAACACGTTCCTCCATCTGAAACTGGCCTATCACGGCGATACGATCGGCGCAGTAAGCGTCGGCAACATCGAGCTGTTCCACGCCCGATTCAAACCCCTGCTCTTTTCGACTCTGGAGGCGGAACCGCCCCATTGTTACCGTTGCCCGCTGAAGTTGGCCTATCCCTCCTGTGAAATGGCCTGTATCGACCCGATTGAACAGCTTCTGAAAACTCGTCATCGCGAATTGGCCGGATTCATCATTGAACCCCTCATGCAGGCGGCTGCCGGCATGATTCCCCAGCCGACCGGTTACGTAAAGCGAATCCGAGAACTTTGTACACGATATGACGTGCTCTTGATCGCCGACGAAGTCGCGACGGGATTCGGACGCACTGGTCGGATGTTCGCCTGTGAGCACGAAGGCGTCACGCCGGATTTCATGGCGATCAGCAAAGGATTGACCGGCGGATACATGCCGCTTGCTGCAACCTTGACCACGGATGAAGTCTACAAAGCTTTCCTCGGTACCTACGAAGAATTCAAGACGTTCTTCCACGGACACAGCTTTACCGGCAATCCATTGGGCTGTTCCGTGGCACTCGCAAATCTCCACGTCTTTCGCCGAGAAAAGACTCTTCATAGATTGTCTCTCAAGATCAAGACCCTGACAGACTGGTTGAAGCCGTTGGCTGAAATGCCCCATGTCGGCGACATCCGCCAACGTGGGTTCATGGTGGGCATCGAATTGGTGAAGGAGAAGACAACCAAAGAACCCTACCCGCTCAGCGTCAAAGCCGGACACCGAGTGGCGGCGCTTGCGCGCACCAAGGGACTCATCGTGCGACCGATCGGCAATGTCCTCGTCCTCATGCCGCCGCTGTCGACAACCCCCGTGGAAGTGAAAAAAATGGTGGAAATCCTTCAACAATCCGTGGAGACTCTCCACATTGCCTGAGCGCCGCACTGCGGCGTCTCGAATTCTTAGGGAGATACACCACGCTCATGCAGATCTGTGATTTCCTTGTCATTGGAGGCGGAGTTATCGGCCTCAGCATCGCCCGTGAACTCCGCCGACGTCGGACGGACGCCCGGGTGTTGCTGATCGAAAAGGAACCGCTCTGTGGCGCCCATGCCAGCGGACGGAATAGCGGCGTTCTCCATGCGGGTTTTTATTACTCTCCCGACAGCCTCAAAGCGAAATTTACCAGGCTCGGAAATGAACGACTCACGGCCTATTGTGAGGAGAAACGAATTCCCCTCAATAAATGCGGGAAGCTGGTCGTAGCCAAAGACGCGGCGGATTTGCCGTCGCTCGATGAATTATTTCGTCGGGGGCAACTCAACGGCATTGAGCTCCAACCTCTTACGGATGTAGAAGCCAAGTCCATAGAACCACGCGTGAAAACCTATCAACGGGCGCTCTTTTCCCCGCGTACCTCCACGGTGAACCCGCTTCACGTCGTCAACGCCATGCAACAAGACGCTCTCCTTGAGGGTATACAGATTCAATGCGGCACGGCCTATCGGGGGCGAGACCACGGGAACGTTCTGACGAACCGAGGCGGCATTACAGCCGGATACGTCGTCAACGCCGCCGGGCTCTATGCCGACAAGATTGCATTGGACTACGGCTTTTCGGAAAAGTACCGCATCCTGCCGTTTAAGGGCCTCTACCTCTATTCCGACGAACCATCCGGCGCGATCCGTACCAATATCTACCCTGTTCCGGATCTCAGGAACCCGTTCCTGGGTGTGCACTTTACGATCACGGCCGATGGAAAAGCGAAAATCGGTCCAACCGCCATTCCGGCTTTGTGGCGTGAGAATTATGACGGGCTCGGCAACTTCAACTTTGGTGAACTTGTCGAAGTCGCGAGCCGAGGACTCGGATTGCTCACCGGGGCGGGATTCGATTTTCGACGCTTGGCGGTGGAGGAGGTTGCAAAATACTCTCGGAGCAAAATGGTGGCGCTGGCCTCGATCCTCGCCGAAGGCGTGGTCGAGCGCAACTATCAAAAATGGGGGCGTCCCGGAATCAGGGCCCAACTGCTCGACATCAGGAAAAGAAAACTCGAAATGGATTTCGTCCTGGAGGGAGACAACCGGTCCATGCACGTGCTCAATGCCGTTTCTCCGGCCTTTACCTGCTCACTCCCGTTTGCAAGCTATGTCTGCGATCACATCGACAAAGCGATCGCCTGAGAGTTTACAAGACGCTCCCACCGTCGTTCTCGCGTCGTTCAAATCTCCGCCCACCCAAAGAACGATCCTGGCCGCACTACCAGTCTTCAACAGAGACGCACCTCTTCACCAATGCCGACCTGCAGGCGTTGGGCTGCGCTTTCTTCCTGGAGAAAGATTTCCAAGGCCCCGCTGCTGTTGATGAGTGCGGATGGAGTCTGACGACTCCCTTGGCTATAACTGCCGACCAAATCGTTCATGACGTATGTCCCGATCTGGACTTCGACGGTTTGCCCCCTTGCCGCTCGGAATTCCCGAACCTGCTGCGCCGTGATGTTGGAAATCAGATTCCCGAACCGATCGACGGACACGATCTTCCCGATCAGCAAGTCCTCATGCCATACAGGGATCGCCACGGAGCGGCGGATCGGATCATGGACCGCGGGCCCGAAAAATGACGGCGGGACTCCTTTACTCAACCACGCGGCAGCCGGTGCGAATACATCTCGACCGTCGAAGGTCGATCCGACTGTTTCCAAACGGTACTGCGGACTGTTGATCTGCCACACCTTGGCCCCGACCTCCTGCTCGAGAAGCTCGGTGAACAACCCATTGTCCGGGCCGATAAAAAAGGCGTCCGCCGCGGAAATAAGCAACGCCCTGCGCTCCGTCCCGACTCCGGGATCGACCACGGCAACATGGATTGTTCCTTTCGGAAAATAGCGATAGCAGGACTTCAGGAAGTATCCGGCTTCTTGGATCTGGTGAGAGGTGATCTGGTGCGAGAGATCGACGATGGCGGCGGACGAATTGATCGACAGAATCACCCCCTTCATGCTCGCCACAAAACAATCACGCTCACCGAAATCCGTCAGCAGCGTGATGAGTGGGCGTGCATCCCGCACGTCAGCATTCCTCGAAGGTGATCTCCACGACTTCGTATTCAACCGTCTTGACAGGAGTCTGCACTTCCACAAAATCCCCGACCCGTTTCCCGATGAGCGCGCGACCGACGGGGGACTGGACGGAAATCTTGTTGAATTTCATGTCGGCCTCGTCCTGCCCGACCAAGGTGTATCGCTTCTTGGCTTGAGATTCCTGCTCGATGATCAATACGGTGGCGCCAAAGACGACTGTCTCGCTGTTACGTCCCGCAATTTCCACCACGCGAGCATCGGCAAGCTTGGTCTCCAGTTCGGAGATCCGCGACTCGATGAACCCTTGACGCTCCTTGGCGGCGTCGTATTCGGCGTTTTCACTCAGATCGCCATGCGCTCGGGCTTCCGCGATCGCTTCGATCACTTTCGGCCGCTCAACTTTGCGCAAACGATCCAATTCGGCCTTTAACGCATCATAGCCTTTCTTGGTGATTGGCGTCGGCATGCTCCAGTCGCTCCTGAACGATTAAGCCTGATGATACTCTTGTAATGTTCGAATCGTGAGATCCTTTTTTGCAATCGCTTCGATGCCCATGACCGCCGCATGGGCTCCTCGCATGGTCGTAAAATACGGCACGCCGCGGTGGAGCGCCTCCCGTCTGATGGACAACGAATCGACATGAGCCGAAGCGGTCCGAACCGTGTTCACGACGAACGCGACGGAGCCGTTCTTGATATGATCAACGATATGCGGTCTGCCTTCCGTCACCTTGTTGACGACCTCGACCGGAAGGCCGTGTTCGCGCAGATACTCCGCCGTCCCGCTCGTTCCCTGAAGACGCATTCCGAGTTTGTTCAGGAGTCGCCCCACCTCAAGGGCGGCAGGGCGATCGGATTCTTTCACACTGATGAAGGCGGTTCCGGACGTCGGCAGCACCGCCCCCGCTCCGGCTTGAGATTTCGCAAAGGCCCATCCGAAATCGGCGTCGATGCCCATCACCTCTCCGGTCGATTTCATCTCCGGTCCCAACAGCACATCCACGCCGGGGAATTTGTTGAACGGAAAGACCGCTTCTTTGACCGAGAAATGCCCCGGCAGCGGAGCACCCGTAAAGCCAAGCTCCGCGAGGGTTTTCCCCATCATCACTTTCATCGCCAACTTGGCGAGCGGAACGCCGATCGCCTTACTGACGAACGGCACCGTTCGAGACCCGCGGGGGTTCACTTCCAACACGTAGATGGTTTGGCCTTTCACGGCAAACTGGGCGTTCATCAGTCCGACGACGCCGAGCTCCAGCGCCAACAAGCGCATTTGCCGCTCGATGTCGCGCACAATGGCCTTGTCCAACGTATACGGAGGCAACGAGCAGGCGGAATCGCCGGAATGAACTCCGGCTTCTTCGATATGCTCCATGATTCCCGCCACCACCACGGTTTGTCCGTCCGCAATGGCATCGGCATCGACTTCGATGGCGTCGGCGAGGTATTTGTCGATCAACACCGGATGATTGGGCGACGCTTTGACCGCCGAGTGCATGTATTCCAGCAAGCCGGCCTCGTCATACACGATCTGCATCGAGCGCCCTCCCAACACATAGGAGGGACGAACCATGACCGGATAGCTGATTTGCCCGGCGATCTTCACCGCTTCCTCAACGGATCGGGCAGTTCCACTGTCCGCCTGCCTTAGACCCAGACGATTGAGGAGATCCCGAAATCGTTCCCGGTCTTCCGCCAGATCGATGGCATCAGGACTGGTGCCCAAAATTTTCACACCGGCCTTCGCGAGCGGCAGCGCCAATTTCAAGGGCGTCTGCCCGCCGAACTGCAAGACCACTCCGACCGGCTGCTCTCGATGGACGATATTGAGGACGTCTTCATGCGTCAGCGGCTCGAAATACAGCCGATCCGACGTGTCGTAATCCGTACTCACGGTCTCCGGGTTGCAGTTCACCATGATCGTGTCGACCGCTTCTTCTCGAAGCGCCATCGCCGCATGGACGCAACAGTAGTCGAACTCGATGCCTTGGCCGATCCGATTCGGGCCGCCACCGAGAATCACGACCTTTTGCCGGTCCGACGGCTGCGCCTCGCATTCACGGCCGTACGTCGAGTAGAGATAGGGCGTCTTCGCCTCGAATTCCGCCGCACAGGTGTCCACCCGTTTGTAGGTGACCCCTCGCACTCCCGGTTGTGTCCGCGCCCTCCGGACCGCTGCCACCTCGCATCCCAGCAATTGCGCGATCCGATCATCAGAGAATCCGAGCTCTTTCGCCTCCCACAACAACTCGCCGGCCAAGACGGATTCCGGGTCCGCGGCACGGCCGACCAGTTTTCGTTCAAAATCCACCAACTGTCTGACTTGATCCAAAAACCAAGGATCTATTTTGGTCGTGGCAAACAGTTCTTCGTCCGTGAATCCCACGCGCATGGCATCGGCGACGTACCATAGTCGTTCCGGCAACGGTGTCCGCAGCGCTCGGCTCAGCTTCTCGATCGCTTCCGGCCGGTTCAACCCGGCCGGAACTCCTCGATCCAGTCCGAACCGGGACGCCAACCCGTTCAAGTCCAATTCAAGCGAGCGAATGGCCTTTTGCAAAGACTCCTTGAAGGTGCGGCCGATGGCCATCACTTCTCCGACCGACTTCATCTGCGTGGTCAAGGTCGGATCGGCCCCCTTGAACTTCTGAAAGGCGAATCTCGGGATCTTGACCACCACATAGTCGATCGTCGGTTCGAATGACGCCTTCGTGACACCGGTGATGTCATTGGTAATTTCATCCAATGTGTATCCGACGGCCAGTTTGGCGGCAATCTTGGCGATTGGAAACCCGGTCGCCTTCGACGCCAACGCGGAGCTCCGTGACACCCGAGGATTCATCTCGATGACGACCATCTCTCCGTCGGTCGGGTTGACACCGAACTGGATATTGGACCCTCCCGTATCGACCCCGATCTCTCTGATGATACGAAGAGCCGCATCCCGCATCCGTTGATATTCTTTGTCCGTCAACGTCATGGCCGGGGCGACCGTAATGCTGTCTCCCGTGTGCACACCCATCGGATCGAAGTTCTCAATCGGGCACACGATGACGACGTTGTCCTTCAAGTCGCGCATGACCTCCAGTTCGTACTCTTTCCATCCGATGACCGATTCTTCGATCAGCGCCTGACTGACCGGACTCATGACCAGCGCCCAATCGATCAATCTCTCGAATTCCTCCCGATTATAGGCGATGTTTCCGCCGGTTCCTCCCATGGTGAAGGACGGCCGAATAATGGCGGGGAACCCGACGGTATCGAGAATGGTCAAGGCTTCCTGTCGCGCGCGCGCCGTGCCGCTCTTCGGCACCCGCAAGCCGATTCTATGCATCGCCTGCTTGAACGCTTCCCGGTCCTCCGCTTTGTGAATGGCTTCGGCCGAAGCGCCGATGAGAGCGACCCCGTACTTTTCGAGGACTCCTCGTTTTACCAACCCCATGGTGGTGTTGAGGGCCGTTTGTCCGCCCATGGTCGGCAGCAAGGCATCCGGACGTTCGCGATCGATCACCTTCTCAACCACGTCCAAGGTAATCGGTTCGACATACGTCCGATCGGCCATCTCCGGGTCCGTCATGATCGTCGCCGGATTGCTGTTGATCAGGATGACTTTATACCCTTCCGCTTTCAGCGCTTTGCAGGCCTGCGTGCCGGAATAATCGAATTCACAGGCTTGCCCGATGACAATCGGGCCGGAGCCGATCATGAGGATTGATTGAATGTCCGTGCGTTTTGGCATAGTGTTATGCTGAAGGTTCAGCTGGATGGAAGTGTGGGACCGATCGGTGGATGATAAGGAGCCGGCATTGGCTGATCATCCTCCTGCACGGCATGGTAGTACTTCATGGCCTCCGGCAGCCAAGCTTCAATTTGATTAATCCGGGACACGTCGGAAGGGTGGGTCGACAAAAACTCCGGAATAGTCTGTTTCGACCGGAAACAAACCTTGTCGATCATCTGTCTGGGACACCCGCTCATCCGCTCCCAAAAAGGCACGGCCTCTCGAGGATCATAGCCGGCCTGCGCCATCAATTTAAGTCCGATATAGTCGGCCTCGGATTCCTGCTTTCTCCCGAACGGCAGCGAGACTCCGACTCCGTAGGCGCTCATCGCCGCCATCGCGGCATCCGGGCGGCCCACGGCAGCCCCCGCGGCCAGCGCACCGACTTGACCGATCATTTCAAGAATGCTGCGGCTGTACCGCTCCGCCCCATGGCGTTGAAGCGCATGCGCCACCTCATGCCCGATCACGGTCGCCAAACCGTCTTCGTTCTGGGTCACTTTCAATATTCCCGTAAAGACGGCCACTTTGCCGCCGGGAAGCGCGAAGGCGTTGATCGTGCGGTCATCCCTGATAATGGCGAACTCCCACTCATACTCCGGCTTGTTGGCCACCGCCGCGATTCGCTTCCCGACCCGGTTGACCATTTCATTGAGCTCGGGATCGTCGCTGACCGGAGCCTTGCGCAACAATTCGCGATAGGCGCCGATGCCCATCGCGATTTCTTTCTCTTCAGAGATGTAGATGAATTGATCTCGCGCGGTTCCCGGCGCACGAACACATCCCTCCAGAGTCGCCATCATTCCGCCTGCCGTTCCAAGACCGAGCAGGCAGGTCAATCCCAGCATCCCTCGGACTCCGTGCACAAGCACGGCGCGACGCTCGACGGGTTTTGAAAACAGTAGATTGGGCTTCAGATCTACGGGCATCGTCTCGAATCTCAACACCATAGCCGATCATGAATATCTTACCAGTCATGATGCGATCGGCGCCTATCCAACCTATGGCATCCACAAATACATGAACTGGGGTGCCCCCCCCCGAACCAGTGTCATAAGGTCGAGATCGGCAAGACCGGCCAGTCCATTCGGTGCCAAAAACTTCGAATACACATTGTTGGAGTATTCACCTGGACGTTGGTACGTCACGACTCGGGCTTCCGTCAGGCCGGCCTGCTTCTTGGCCAATTCGACCGCGTCTTCAAGATAACCGATCTCATCCACCAAACCGGCCGCTTTGGCCTGTTCACCCGTATAGATTCGTCCATCGGCCAACCGTTTAATCTGCTCCATCTGCAGATTGGAACGGCCTTCTTGCACGATATGCAAGAAGCGCTGATAGAACGAATCAATCAGTCCTTGAAAGATGGCCCGCTCTTCGGTGGTCATGGTCCGAAACGGCGAACCCATATCTTTGCGCGGTCCCGACGTCACTGCCGTGGCCTCGACTCCAATTTTCTCCAACAACCCTTTGGCATTGACCGTGAGCATGATCACCCCGATGCTTCCGGTGACGGACGACGGGTGCGCCACGACCGTATCTGCGGCGGCGGCAATATAGTATCCCCCTGATGTGCCCAAATCCATGATGGAGGCAATGATGGGAATCTTGCGACGGGCTTTGAACGTTTTCAGTTCGTGATAAATGATGTCCGACGCCGTAACGGTTCCCCCCGGTGTATTGATGCGAAGCACGACCGCTTTGATGTTCTCATCCTTCGTGGCCCTGGTCAGCTGTTCTTTCACACTGGCAATCATGCTCGGCGTAGGTCGGAATCCCTCTTTTTCCTGAGAACTGATCATCCCGGAAATTTCGATTAAGAGGACTTTCGCTTTACCGGTCCCGTCGACCTGAGCCTCTTGTAAAGGCCCCGGGCTTGGAAACAGCGGGAAATTGAACGTACAGCCGGACAGTGCTAGTCCAATCACGCCCATGAGGAAGCGATTACGCATGATGGGTCTCCATAAGACGCACGAACTCGTCGAACAAGTAGGCGGCATCATGAGGCCCAGGGGCGGCCTCCGGGTGGTATTGGACCGAGAAAACCGGATGGTCCAGACAGACCATTCCCTCGATCGAGTAGTCGTTCAGACTGACATGTGTCAGCGACAATTTCCCATAGCGAGTGTCGACCACGGGCGGGAGCTTCGGCACGCCAAGGAGAGGCGCCGGGCCTTGCACCGCGAAGTTGTGGTTCTGCGAAGTGATCTCGACTGTTCTCGTTCGAAGATCCATGACGGGATGGTTCGCTCCATGGTGGCCGAACTTCAGCTTGTACGTCTTGAGGCCGAAGGCCAAGCAGAGAATTTGGTGCCCTAAACAAATGCCAAAAATCGGATAGCGCCCAATCAGTTTCTCCATGGTTGTTGCGGCATAGGGAAGGCCCTCCGGATCTCCCGGCCCGTTCGAGAGGAAAATACCATCCGGGTTGAGTGCCGCCACCTCATCGGCGGACGTCGCTGCAGGCACCACCGTGACGTGACAGCCGACATCTACCAGGCGCCTTAGAATATTGTGTTTGATGCCAAAATCATAAGCCACCACCCGCCAAGACTTGGATCTTCCATATTTCCTACCGCCTGCCGGTGCTGGCGCCCAATCGCCAGTCCCCGTCGTCCACTCATAGGGACGCCCACAACTGACCTCCACCGCCAAATCTCGGCCGAGAATGCCGGGAGCTTGCCGCGCTCGTCCTACCGCCCGATCCGGATCAAGGTCCAGGTGAGTAATGATCCCCTGCTGTGACCCCCGCTCACGCAAGTGCCTCGTCAAGGCTCTCGTATCGACTCCTTCGATCGCAACGACCTTCGCCTCCGTCAAGGATTCTTGAAGAGTCTGCGTGCTTCGCCAGTTGCTGACAAGACGGCTGGCCTCCAGGACCACGAATCCTTCCGCCCACGCTCGACGTGACTCCACATCTTGGGGCGTGACCCCATAGTTGCCGATATGTGGACAGGTCATGGTGATGATCTGTCCCTTATAGGATGGATCCGTCAGTATCTCCTGATACCCGGTCATGGCCGTATTGAAGACGACTTCGCCGACCGTTTCTCCCTCATAGCC encodes the following:
- a CDS encoding adenosylmethionine--8-amino-7-oxononanoate aminotransferase BioA (catalyzes the formation of S-adenosyl-4-methylthionine-2-oxobutanoate and 7,8-diaminononanoate from S-adenosyl-L-methionine and 8-amino-7-oxononanoate); the encoded protein is MAHTPTARQLKDWDRRYLWHPFTQMQEWEQEEPLIIERGRGAYLIDTEGKKYLDGTSSIWVNLHGHRHPILDRALKQQLDKIAHSTFLGLSNPPAIELARELIRIAPKGLTRVFYSDNGSTAVEIALKMAVQYWQQRRPEAGPKNTFLHLKLAYHGDTIGAVSVGNIELFHARFKPLLFSTLEAEPPHCYRCPLKLAYPSCEMACIDPIEQLLKTRHRELAGFIIEPLMQAAAGMIPQPTGYVKRIRELCTRYDVLLIADEVATGFGRTGRMFACEHEGVTPDFMAISKGLTGGYMPLAATLTTDEVYKAFLGTYEEFKTFFHGHSFTGNPLGCSVALANLHVFRREKTLHRLSLKIKTLTDWLKPLAEMPHVGDIRQRGFMVGIELVKEKTTKEPYPLSVKAGHRVAALARTKGLIVRPIGNVLVLMPPLSTTPVEVKKMVEILQQSVETLHIA
- a CDS encoding FAD-dependent oxidoreductase encodes the protein MQICDFLVIGGGVIGLSIARELRRRRTDARVLLIEKEPLCGAHASGRNSGVLHAGFYYSPDSLKAKFTRLGNERLTAYCEEKRIPLNKCGKLVVAKDAADLPSLDELFRRGQLNGIELQPLTDVEAKSIEPRVKTYQRALFSPRTSTVNPLHVVNAMQQDALLEGIQIQCGTAYRGRDHGNVLTNRGGITAGYVVNAAGLYADKIALDYGFSEKYRILPFKGLYLYSDEPSGAIRTNIYPVPDLRNPFLGVHFTITADGKAKIGPTAIPALWRENYDGLGNFNFGELVEVASRGLGLLTGAGFDFRRLAVEEVAKYSRSKMVALASILAEGVVERNYQKWGRPGIRAQLLDIRKRKLEMDFVLEGDNRSMHVLNAVSPAFTCSLPFASYVCDHIDKAIA
- a CDS encoding transcription elongation factor GreA, whose amino-acid sequence is MPTPITKKGYDALKAELDRLRKVERPKVIEAIAEARAHGDLSENAEYDAAKERQGFIESRISELETKLADARVVEIAGRNSETVVFGATVLIIEQESQAKKRYTLVGQDEADMKFNKISVQSPVGRALIGKRVGDFVEVQTPVKTVEYEVVEITFEEC
- the carB gene encoding carbamoyl phosphate synthase large subunit (four CarB-CarA dimers form the carbamoyl phosphate synthetase holoenzyme that catalyzes the production of carbamoyl phosphate; CarB is responsible for the amidotransferase activity); translation: MPKRTDIQSILMIGSGPIVIGQACEFDYSGTQACKALKAEGYKVILINSNPATIMTDPEMADRTYVEPITLDVVEKVIDRERPDALLPTMGGQTALNTTMGLVKRGVLEKYGVALIGASAEAIHKAEDREAFKQAMHRIGLRVPKSGTARARQEALTILDTVGFPAIIRPSFTMGGTGGNIAYNREEFERLIDWALVMSPVSQALIEESVIGWKEYELEVMRDLKDNVVIVCPIENFDPMGVHTGDSITVAPAMTLTDKEYQRMRDAALRIIREIGVDTGGSNIQFGVNPTDGEMVVIEMNPRVSRSSALASKATGFPIAKIAAKLAVGYTLDEITNDITGVTKASFEPTIDYVVVKIPRFAFQKFKGADPTLTTQMKSVGEVMAIGRTFKESLQKAIRSLELDLNGLASRFGLDRGVPAGLNRPEAIEKLSRALRTPLPERLWYVADAMRVGFTDEELFATTKIDPWFLDQVRQLVDFERKLVGRAADPESVLAGELLWEAKELGFSDDRIAQLLGCEVAAVRRARTQPGVRGVTYKRVDTCAAEFEAKTPYLYSTYGRECEAQPSDRQKVVILGGGPNRIGQGIEFDYCCVHAAMALREEAVDTIMVNCNPETVSTDYDTSDRLYFEPLTHEDVLNIVHREQPVGVVLQFGGQTPLKLALPLAKAGVKILGTSPDAIDLAEDRERFRDLLNRLGLRQADSGTARSVEEAVKIAGQISYPVMVRPSYVLGGRSMQIVYDEAGLLEYMHSAVKASPNHPVLIDKYLADAIEVDADAIADGQTVVVAGIMEHIEEAGVHSGDSACSLPPYTLDKAIVRDIERQMRLLALELGVVGLMNAQFAVKGQTIYVLEVNPRGSRTVPFVSKAIGVPLAKLAMKVMMGKTLAELGFTGAPLPGHFSVKEAVFPFNKFPGVDVLLGPEMKSTGEVMGIDADFGWAFAKSQAGAGAVLPTSGTAFISVKESDRPAALEVGRLLNKLGMRLQGTSGTAEYLREHGLPVEVVNKVTEGRPHIVDHIKNGSVAFVVNTVRTASAHVDSLSIRREALHRGVPYFTTMRGAHAAVMGIEAIAKKDLTIRTLQEYHQA
- a CDS encoding peptidase M48 is translated as MPVDLKPNLLFSKPVERRAVLVHGVRGMLGLTCLLGLGTAGGMMATLEGCVRAPGTARDQFIYISEEKEIAMGIGAYRELLRKAPVSDDPELNEMVNRVGKRIAAVANKPEYEWEFAIIRDDRTINAFALPGGKVAVFTGILKVTQNEDGLATVIGHEVAHALQRHGAERYSRSILEMIGQVGALAAGAAVGRPDAAMAAMSAYGVGVSLPFGRKQESEADYIGLKLMAQAGYDPREAVPFWERMSGCPRQMIDKVCFRSKQTIPEFLSTHPSDVSRINQIEAWLPEAMKYYHAVQEDDQPMPAPYHPPIGPTLPSS
- a CDS encoding signal peptidase gives rise to the protein MRNRFLMGVIGLALSGCTFNFPLFPSPGPLQEAQVDGTGKAKVLLIEISGMISSQEKEGFRPTPSMIASVKEQLTRATKDENIKAVVLRINTPGGTVTASDIIYHELKTFKARRKIPIIASIMDLGTSGGYYIAAAADTVVAHPSSVTGSIGVIMLTVNAKGLLEKIGVEATAVTSGPRKDMGSPFRTMTTEERAIFQGLIDSFYQRFLHIVQEGRSNLQMEQIKRLADGRIYTGEQAKAAGLVDEIGYLEDAVELAKKQAGLTEARVVTYQRPGEYSNNVYSKFLAPNGLAGLADLDLMTLVRGGAPQFMYLWMP
- a CDS encoding carbamoyl phosphate synthase small subunit: MKRAVLALADGTVFEGRALGYEGETVGEVVFNTAMTGYQEILTDPSYKGQIITMTCPHIGNYGVTPQDVESRRAWAEGFVVLEASRLVSNWRSTQTLQESLTEAKVVAIEGVDTRALTRHLRERGSQQGIITHLDLDPDRAVGRARQAPGILGRDLAVEVSCGRPYEWTTGTGDWAPAPAGGRKYGRSKSWRVVAYDFGIKHNILRRLVDVGCHVTVVPAATSADEVAALNPDGIFLSNGPGDPEGLPYAATTMEKLIGRYPIFGICLGHQILCLAFGLKTYKLKFGHHGANHPVMDLRTRTVEITSQNHNFAVQGPAPLLGVPKLPPVVDTRYGKLSLTHVSLNDYSIEGMVCLDHPVFSVQYHPEAAPGPHDAAYLFDEFVRLMETHHA